The following is a genomic window from Micromonospora cathayae.
TAGAGCATCAGGAAACGACAGCGTCTATTACGTCGACAGTATCGACAATGTCGACTGATGGTTTATAGGCTGAGTCTGCTCACCCCTGGCTCGCAACCGGGTGGGCGTCATGATCAAGGGCGGCCCGGGGTGGAGGTGGCACTCCGCTCCCCGGGCCTTGACCGGGAAGGAGCCCGGCCCGTGAACAACCTACCCAACCCTCTTCATCCATCGTGGTGCCTACGCGGCCCGAACTGCGCCGGAGCCGGTGACCTGCACCAGTCCCGACTCATCCCGGCCGCTGCTCGGGGCGACGAACTGTTCCAGGTACGGGTCGGTCTCTGGCGGATGGACGTCGGCCCGACCCCGCCGTCCGGTCTGCTGCTCGAACTCTCCGCCGGTGCGGAGTCCGACTGCTGGCCGATCGACCTGGCCCAGTCCCGGGCGTTGGTCCACCTCTCCGGGCGGCTGGTCCGCCGACTCGCTCCCACCCCGGCCCGGCACGTCGCCGCCTGACCGGCCCGCCCCGGCTTGATCCACTCCGTTTCGGCGATGTCGGCCTGTCGCGGCCGGGCGCGATACCCCGATATCGCCGAAACGGCGTCAGCGGGCCGACTAGGCCAGCCTCTCGGTCAGGCGAGTGGGCAGCGGCCGGCGCTGTAGTGGGCGACCGCGGCCAGGATCTCCGCCTCCGACCTGTCGGCGAAGTTCAGCGTCGCCACCAGCCCCGAACCGTAGAAGGCGCTGAGCAGGCCGCTGTCCAGCGCCGTGTACGCCCCGAGGTTGCTCACCGTACGCGGGTCACGGGGCTGCACGACCAGCATCTTCTCCAGGCTCCACCGGCGACGGCGGATCTGCGCGACCCCCTCCCAGGGCAGCCAGACCGCCTGACCCCGGGTGGGCCGGGTACGGATCCACAGTCCGGCCGGGCTGAGCGCCAGCACCGGCCCACCGGAGGCGATCAGCCACAGTTGCAGCCCCAACGGCAGCCCGGTCGCCAGCAGCAGACACCCCGCCAGGCCGAGAAGGAACGGACCGGACCCGGAGGACGGGCCGGGTTCCGTGGAGGACGCCATGCCCAGGCCGGCCAGACAGAGGACCGGGACCAGCAGCACCAGCACCACCGCGCCGAACACCAGTGCGCGCTTGCCGACGCTGGGGCGTACCACGAAGGGCTGGTCGTCCGGGATGCGCTTGGTCACCGGGGCTGCCGGCGGTGGCGGGTAGCCGGCCGGTGGGTACCCCGACGGGCCCGCCGGGTGGCCGGCCGGTGGGTATCCCGCTTGACCCGTCGGGTGGCCGGCCGCCGGATACCCCGAGGGGCCCGCCGGATAGCCGGCCGGTGGGTATCCCGGCGGCGGGTAACCGGGCTGCCCCGCCGGATAACCGGCCGGAGCCTGCCCCGGCGGCGGCCCTCCGTGCGGGGGCGGTGTCGGGTGTCCGGCCGGAGGCTGGCCCGGCGGCGGCCCCCCGCCGTACGGGGACGGTGTCGGGTGTCCCGGTGGTGTCGGGTGTCCGGGCGGTGGTGGGGTGGTCACCGAGCACTCCAGGCGTCGAGCCGGTCAGGGGACCTCAGCGTACGGCGGGTCGGCCGACCGTGGGCCGCCCGGCAGAGTGGCCGGGGCTGCGGGCCTCCCCGAACAGGTCCGCGCACCCCGGTCGACCGTTCCCCGCCGGGGCGGCCCGGAACCGGACTACCCCACCATCCTCCGCCACCCGTGATCACGAGTCTTGAACATCGTTGCTCGCTTCCCCACTCCCTCCCCACCCCGGCCTCTCCCCGACCCCCTCTGCCCCGTTGATCATGAAGTTGTTGTCCCGACACGCCGGTACGAAAGGCAACAACTTCATGGTCAACTCGGCGAGGGGGGTCAACTCGGCGGAAGGTGGGGGCGGGAGGGTGGGGGTTAGGGGGAGAGGAGGTGGCGGAGGCGGGTGGGGGGTGCGCCGGTGTGTTCGCGTACGGTCCGGGTCAGGTGGGCCTGGTCGGCGAAGCCGTACTCGGCGGCCATCGCCCGCAGCGACGGTGAGTCGCCGGTACCCAGGTCGTGCAGCACGGCGCGGACCCGCAGGTCGTTGCGGTAGCTGGTGAGGCTGCGGCCGGTGACCCGCTGGAACACCCGGCTCAGGTGGTGCGGGGAGCAGCCGACCCGGCGGGCGACGTCGGTCAGTCCGAGGGTGAAGTTGCCGCTGGCGAGCACCTGGCGGGCCTGGTCGGCCAGCCGGCGGTGGGCGGCCAGGGTGGCCGGCCGGCGACCGATCGCCCGGTCCAGGTCCTCGTCCGGGCCGCCGGTGCTCAGCGGACCGGCCCCGAGCAGCACACCGAGCAGGTGGTGCACCCGCTCGGTCAGTTCGAACCGGTCCATGCCGCGACGGGCGTGCGCCACCAGCAGCCGGTGTTGCAGGTCGGTGCGGTGGTCGAGCTGCCCGTCCCAGCCCCGTCGGGCGAACCAGTTCCGGGCGTCCGGGCGTTCCTCGACCACCTCGGTGGGGATCTCCAGGCAGGTGTAGACGTCCCCGCAGCCGAGCGGGTGCGCCACGAGCATCTGGTCGTCGGGCCGGGTGAGCAGCACCGACGTGGCGTCCGCCCAGGCCACCTCGCCGTTGATGTTGCGCAGGAACCCGCCGGAGCGCCCCAGGTAGACCCGGTACCCGATGTCCGGCACCGGCCCCACCCAGCCCGGCAGGTCCATCAGGCACTCGACCTCGTACATGGTCATCCCGTCCGGCAGCCCCAGGCCGCGCCACCGGCCCTGGCTGGTGTGCTGACGTGGATCGTCGTTGAACTGCTGCGGCATCGATCCTCCCCGTGCTCCACACCGCTGGCACCGCTCGAATTGTCCCCCGGGCGCGATAGGCTGGCAGCCGAGCACCCCCGTCCGGCCGGACGCGGGGCCTGCCTGCGTGTGCCCGGTCGTCCCACCGGGGGAACCACCGCGCGCCGACCGGCGACCCTCCTGGAAGTGATCACATGCTCACCGGAATCTTCTCCGCCGCCCTGGCCGACCCCGGGCTGACCCGGGCCCGTGACCTGGCGCGCTCCGGTGCCGCACAGGTCGACGGGCTCGACCTGACCGCCCCGGCGGCACTGCGTCCGTTCGCGGTCGCCGCCGTCGCCGCCGACACCACGGCCGGCGGTGCGGGCCGCCCGGTGCTCGCCGTCACCGCCACCACCCGCGAGGCCGACGACCTGGCCGCCGCGCTGGGCAGCCTGCTCCCGCCCGGGCAGGTGGCGGTCTTCCCGTCCTGGGAGACGCTGCCGCACGAGCGGCTCTCGCCCCGCTCCGACACCGTGGGCCGGCGGCTGGCCGTGCTGCGTCGGCTGGCCCACCCGGACGCGGTGGACACCCACGGCCGCAGCGGGCCGCTGCGGGTGGTGGTCGCGCCGGTACGGTCGCTGCTGCAACCGCAGCTCAAGGGGCTCGGCGACCTGGAGCCGGTGCAGCTCGCCCCCGGCGGCGAGGCGGACCTGGAGGGCGTCGCCCGCCGGCTGACCGACCTGGCGTACGCGCGGGTCGACCTGGTCACCAAGCGGGGCGAGTTCGCGGTACGCGGCGGCATCCTCGACGTGTTCCCGCCGACCGACGAGCACCCGTCCCGGGTCGAGTTCTGGGGCGACGAGGTGGAGGAGATCCGTACCTTCGCCGTCGCCGACCAGCGCACCATCGAGGCGGCCCCCCGGCTGTGGGCGCCGCCGTGCCGGGAACTGCTGCTCACCCCGGGGGTACGTCGGCGGGCCGCCGCGCTGGCCGCCGAGCACCCGGAGCTGGCCGAGATCCTCGACAAACTGGCCGAGGGCATCCCGGTAGAGGGGATGGAGTCGCTCGCCCCGGTGCTGGTCGGCCCGGAGTCGATGGAGCTGCTGCTGCACACCATGCCGGCCGGCACCCACGTGCTGCTGTGCGACCCGGAGCGGATCCGCACCCGGGCGCACGACCTGGTCCGTACCTCGGACGAGTTCCTCCAGGCGAGCTGGGCGGCGGCGGCCGTGGGCGGCCGGGCCCCGGTCGACGTCGGGGCCGCCGCCTTCAGGACGCTGGCCGAGGTACGCGCCGCCGCCGGCACGCTGCGCCAGCCGTGGTGGACGCTGTCGCCGTTCGGCCTGGTCGAGGCCGAGAGGGGCGTACCGCAGCGGCAGCCCTGGGAGGACGAGCCGACCAGGGCCGACGTCACCCCGGACGACGCGATCGCGGTGACCCTGACCGCCCAGCCGGCCCCGCTGTACCACGGCGAGACCCCGCGGCTGGTGGACGACCTGAAGCGCTGGGCCGGTGACGGCTGGGCGGTGGCGCTGGTCTTCGAGGGGCACGGTCCCGCCCAGCGGGCCGTCGAGGTGCTCCGCGACGCCGGCCTGGGCGCCCGGCTGGTGGACGAGGTCCCGGCCGCCCCGACGCCGGGCGAGTTGCTGGTGAGCTGCGGCGCGCTGACCCAGGGGTTCGTCGACGAGGCGTCCCGGTTCGTGCTGCTCACCGGCAACGACGTCACCGGCGGTCGGGGCACCTCCACCCGGGACATGCGCAAGCTGCCCAGCCGGCGGCGCAACACCATCGACCCGCTGGAGCTGAAGGCCGGCGACCACGTCGTGCACGAGCAGCACGGCATCGGCCGGTACGTGGAGCTGGTGCAGCGCACCGTCAACGGCGCGTCCCGGGAGTACCTGGTCATCGAGTACGCCCCCAGCAAGCGCGGCCAGCCCGGTGACCGGCTGTTCGTCCCCACCGACCAGCTCGACCAGCTCTCCCGGTACGTGGGCGGGGAGCAGCCGGCGCTGCACAAGATGGGCGGCGCGGACTGGCAGAAGTCCAAGGCACGGGCCCGCAAGGCGGTCAAGGAGATCGCCGCCCAGCTCATCCAGCTCTACGCCGCCCGGAAGGCGTCGAAGGGGCACGCGTTCGCCCCGGACACCCCCTGGCAGCGGGAGCTGGAGGACGCCTTCCCCTGGCAGGAGACCCCCGATCAGCTCGCCGCGATCGAGGAGGTCAAGCGGGACATGGAGCAGACCGTCCCGATGGACCGGCTGATCTGCGGTGACGTCGGGTACGGCAAGACCGAGATCGCGGTCCGGGCGGCGTTCAAGGCGGTGCAGGACGGCAAGCAGGTGGCCGTGCTGGTGCCGACGACGCTGCTGGCCCAGCAGCACTACAACACGTTCGCCGAGCGGATGAGCCAGTTCCCGATCGAGATCCGGCAGCTGTCCCGGTTCCAGACGGCGAAGGAGGCCGAGCGGACCCTGGAGATGGTCGCCGAGGGCACCGTCGACATCGTCATCGGCACCCACCGGCTGCTGGCGGCGTCGACCCGGTTCAAGTCGCTCGGCATGGTGATCGTGGACGAGGAGCAGCGGTTCGGCGTCGAACACAAGGAGCACCTGAAGAGCCTGCGCGCCTCGGTGGACGTGCTGAGCATGTCGGCCACCCCGATCCCGCGCACCCTGGAGATGGCGATCACCGGTATCCGGGAGATGTCCACCATCGCCACCCCGCCGGAGGAGCGGCACCCGGTGCTGACCTTCGTCGGGGCGTACGACGAGCGGCAGGTGGCCGCGTCGATCCACCGTGAGCTGCTCCGCGACGGTCAGGTCTTCTACCTGCACAACCGGGTCGAGTCGATCGACAGGACGGCGCGGAAGATCCGGGAGATGGTGCCGGAGGCGCGGGTCGCCGTGGCGCACGGGCAGATGGGCGAGGACGCCCTGGAGAAGGTCATGGTCGGCTTCTGGGAGAAGGAGTTCGACGTCCTGGTCTGCACCACGATCGTGGAGTCGGGCATCGACATCCCGAACGCGAACACGCTGATCGTGGAGCGGGCCGACCTGCTCGGGCTGGCCCAGCTGCACCAGATCCGGGGCCGGGTCGGCCGGGGCCGGGAGCGGGCGTACGCGTACTTCCTCTACCCGCCGGAGAAGCCGCTCACCGAGCACGCGCACGAGCGGCTGGCCACCATCGCCCAGCACACCGAGCTGGGCGCGGGCATGTACGTGGCGATGAAGGACCTGGAGATCCGGGGGGCCGGCAACCTGCTCGGCGGTGAGCAGTCCGGGCACATCGAAGGCGTCGGTTTCGACCTTTACGTCCGGATGGTCGGTGAGGCGGTGCAGCAGTTCAAGGGCGAGCGCCCCGAGGAGGAGACCGACGTCAAGATCGACCTCCCGGTGGACGCGCACCTGCCGCACGACTACGTCGGCGTGGAGCGGCTGCGCCTGGAGATGTACCGCAAGCTCGCCGAGGCCCGCGACGAGCAGCGGCTGCGCGAGGTGGTCGCCGAGATGACCGACCGGTACGGCGAACCCCCCGCCCCGGTGCAGAACCTGGTCGCGGTGGCCCGGTTCCGCCTGCTGGCCCGCCGCTACGGCCTGACCGACGTGTCGATGCAGGGCAAGCACCTGCGGTTCAGCCCACTGCCGCTGCCCGACTCCAAGCAGTTGCGGCTCAAGCGCTACCACCCCGACTCGGTCTACAAGCAGGCCCTGGACCAGGTCAGCGTCCCCCGGCCGAGCACCCGCCGGATCGGCGGCGAGCCGCTGCGCGACCAGGCCCTGCTGGACTGGTGCGCCCAACTCCTGTCCGACGTCCTCGGCCCCCCCACCCCACCCCCCGCCACCGGCCCGGCCCCCTCTGCCGCCGGCTCCGCCGGCCCGGCGCGTTGATCATGAAGTTGGTTGCGGCGACACGCGGGCGGGGTGGCAACAACTTCATGATCAACGGTGGTGGCGGAGGAGGATCGCGGGGGCGGGGGAGCACAGCGGGGGCTGGGGAGCAGGCAGCGTGCGGGGCGTGAGAGAGTGACCGTCATGCGTGCTCGCCGTCTTGTCGCCGTCGCCAGCGTGGCGGTCGGCCTCGTCGCCCTCTCCGGTTGCCGTTCCGAGCCCGGCGTCGCCGCCTACGTCGGCGACCAGCGGATCACCGAGGACGCGGTCACCCGCATCCTGGACGAGCTGCGGGACGACGCCACCAGCGCCCCGGCCGAGGCCCAGCCCGGCCAGCCGGATCAGCCTGGTCAGCCCGGTCAGCCGAGCGGCGCGCCCGCCGAGCGTCCGCTGCCCGCCCGCAGCCAGGTGGTCAGCACCCTGGTCCTCGGCGAGGTGTGCCAGCGGCTCTCCGCCGAGAAGGGCTACCGCCCGCAGAACCAGGTGCCGGTCGAGCAGGTCAGCCAGCAGCTCGGCTACCCGACCGACGCGGTGTACCCGCAGCGCGTCGCGGAGCTGTACACCTGCCTGTCCGGCGTGCCGGCCGGCGAGCCGGTGGCACCGACCGAGCAGGAGATGACCGACCTGGTCGAAGCCGGCAAGAAGGCCGGGGCGATCCCGGCCGAGGTGACCGTCGAGCAGGCGGCGACCCAGCTCGACGGGCAGCAGCTCCGCAGCGCCCTGGCCACCCGCAACGCGCTCGCCGAGGCGGTCAAGGGGTACGACGTCACGGTCAACCCGCGCTACCGTCCGCTGGCCTTCCCGGTGCTCAGCTTCACCGGCGACGTGGCGGCGGTGAGCGTCCCACTGGGCGAGGCCGGGTCCGACGCGGTGACCGACGCCGCCTGACCGGGTCCGCCAGGGTTCACCGGATGAGCGCGCGGATCGTACTGCTGGTCACCTCGCCCCGGCTGCCGGCCGGGTTGCTGACGGCTGCGGCCTGGGACGTGGTCCGCGCGCATCCGGTGCTGGCCGGCGCGGAGAGCGCGCTCAGCGCGGCGGTCCGGTCGGCGGGCGGCCGGGTCACCCTGGTCGACGGGCCGGCGACGCAGCCGCTGCTGGACGCGGTGGCCGCTGCCGGCACGGTGGTCTGGCTGGCCGCGCCGGCCGGTGACCAGGCGCTCGCCCGGGAGCTGGGGCTGCGGCTGGCCCGCGAGCCGGGCCTGGCCGAGCTGGAGCTGATGTACGGCTCGTGGGATCCGCCCGGGGCCCGGCTGCTGGACGCGGTCGAGGTGATGGACCGGCTCGCCTCGCCGGGCGGTGACCCGTGGAAGCGCGCGCAGACCCACCGCAGCCTCTCCGGGTTCCTGCTGGAGGAGTGCTACGAGGCGTACGACGCGATCGTCGCGGGGGACACCGACGCGCTCCGTGAGGAACTGGGCGACGTGCTGCTCCAGGTGGTGCTGCACGCCCGGCTCGCCGAGGAACTGCCCGACGGCGAGCGGTGGAGCATCGACGACGTGGCCGGTGGTCTGGTCGACAAGATGGTCCGGCGCAACCCGCACGTCTTCGCCGGGGCCGAGGCGGGCACCCTGGAGGAGATCACCGCCAACTGGGAGCGGATCAAGCGGGCCGAGAAGGCCCGGGACTCGGTGCTGGACGGCATCGCGTTCAGCCAGCCCGCGCTGGCCCTGGCCGCCAAGATCCTGGAACGTGCCGGCCGGGTCGGGCTGGCGGTGCCGCCGCCGGTGCCCGGGGACGACGCCGACCCGGAGTCCCGCCTCGGCGCGGAGCTGCTGCGTACCGTCGCCGAGGCCCGCGCCGCCGGCCTCGACCCGGAGGCGGCCCTGCGCCGCGCCACCCTGGCCCACGCCGACACCATCCGCGCCGCCGAGGGCCCAGCCGCTCCGGCGCGCTGACCGGGGACGCGCCGGTCGGAACCCGCTGACCGGGGATGCGGCTCCGGTCCGTCCGGTTGCTGGCGATCGGGCGAACCGGGGTGGTGGTGGGGCGGCTAGGGT
Proteins encoded in this region:
- a CDS encoding helix-turn-helix domain-containing protein yields the protein MPQQFNDDPRQHTSQGRWRGLGLPDGMTMYEVECLMDLPGWVGPVPDIGYRVYLGRSGGFLRNINGEVAWADATSVLLTRPDDQMLVAHPLGCGDVYTCLEIPTEVVEERPDARNWFARRGWDGQLDHRTDLQHRLLVAHARRGMDRFELTERVHHLLGVLLGAGPLSTGGPDEDLDRAIGRRPATLAAHRRLADQARQVLASGNFTLGLTDVARRVGCSPHHLSRVFQRVTGRSLTSYRNDLRVRAVLHDLGTGDSPSLRAMAAEYGFADQAHLTRTVREHTGAPPTRLRHLLSP
- the mfd gene encoding transcription-repair coupling factor, with protein sequence MLTGIFSAALADPGLTRARDLARSGAAQVDGLDLTAPAALRPFAVAAVAADTTAGGAGRPVLAVTATTREADDLAAALGSLLPPGQVAVFPSWETLPHERLSPRSDTVGRRLAVLRRLAHPDAVDTHGRSGPLRVVVAPVRSLLQPQLKGLGDLEPVQLAPGGEADLEGVARRLTDLAYARVDLVTKRGEFAVRGGILDVFPPTDEHPSRVEFWGDEVEEIRTFAVADQRTIEAAPRLWAPPCRELLLTPGVRRRAAALAAEHPELAEILDKLAEGIPVEGMESLAPVLVGPESMELLLHTMPAGTHVLLCDPERIRTRAHDLVRTSDEFLQASWAAAAVGGRAPVDVGAAAFRTLAEVRAAAGTLRQPWWTLSPFGLVEAERGVPQRQPWEDEPTRADVTPDDAIAVTLTAQPAPLYHGETPRLVDDLKRWAGDGWAVALVFEGHGPAQRAVEVLRDAGLGARLVDEVPAAPTPGELLVSCGALTQGFVDEASRFVLLTGNDVTGGRGTSTRDMRKLPSRRRNTIDPLELKAGDHVVHEQHGIGRYVELVQRTVNGASREYLVIEYAPSKRGQPGDRLFVPTDQLDQLSRYVGGEQPALHKMGGADWQKSKARARKAVKEIAAQLIQLYAARKASKGHAFAPDTPWQRELEDAFPWQETPDQLAAIEEVKRDMEQTVPMDRLICGDVGYGKTEIAVRAAFKAVQDGKQVAVLVPTTLLAQQHYNTFAERMSQFPIEIRQLSRFQTAKEAERTLEMVAEGTVDIVIGTHRLLAASTRFKSLGMVIVDEEQRFGVEHKEHLKSLRASVDVLSMSATPIPRTLEMAITGIREMSTIATPPEERHPVLTFVGAYDERQVAASIHRELLRDGQVFYLHNRVESIDRTARKIREMVPEARVAVAHGQMGEDALEKVMVGFWEKEFDVLVCTTIVESGIDIPNANTLIVERADLLGLAQLHQIRGRVGRGRERAYAYFLYPPEKPLTEHAHERLATIAQHTELGAGMYVAMKDLEIRGAGNLLGGEQSGHIEGVGFDLYVRMVGEAVQQFKGERPEEETDVKIDLPVDAHLPHDYVGVERLRLEMYRKLAEARDEQRLREVVAEMTDRYGEPPAPVQNLVAVARFRLLARRYGLTDVSMQGKHLRFSPLPLPDSKQLRLKRYHPDSVYKQALDQVSVPRPSTRRIGGEPLRDQALLDWCAQLLSDVLGPPTPPPATGPAPSAAGSAGPAR
- a CDS encoding nucleoside triphosphate pyrophosphohydrolase, whose protein sequence is MSARIVLLVTSPRLPAGLLTAAAWDVVRAHPVLAGAESALSAAVRSAGGRVTLVDGPATQPLLDAVAAAGTVVWLAAPAGDQALARELGLRLAREPGLAELELMYGSWDPPGARLLDAVEVMDRLASPGGDPWKRAQTHRSLSGFLLEECYEAYDAIVAGDTDALREELGDVLLQVVLHARLAEELPDGERWSIDDVAGGLVDKMVRRNPHVFAGAEAGTLEEITANWERIKRAEKARDSVLDGIAFSQPALALAAKILERAGRVGLAVPPPVPGDDADPESRLGAELLRTVAEARAAGLDPEAALRRATLAHADTIRAAEGPAAPAR